Genomic segment of Streptomyces sp. NA02950:
GGCGAGTCCGCGGGTGCGCTGCGCCGCTACGCGGACCGGCTGGACCGGGATGTCCGCGCCCTGCGCAAGGAGTGGCCCGATCAGCGGATGGACCCGGCCGACCTGGGGCTGCGGGCACACGAAATCATGGAGAACACCGTGGAGTTCGAGCTGACCGGACGCACCGACTACGGCAGCGGCAGCAACCTGCCACCGCCCGCGCCAACCTCGACGGCACCCGGGCCGTGCTGCGCCATCTGCGCCCGGTGCTGAAGCCCCGTGACCCCGGGCTGCCCGAGCTGGACACCTGGCTGGACCGCACCGGGCACACCCTGGACGCCGCTCACCACGGGGACGGCTGGACCCCGGTGGACGAGCTGAGCCGCGCCCGGCGGCAGAAGCTCAACGCGGACACCGGCGCACTGGTGGAACGGCTGGCCGAGGTGGCGGCCCTGATGGATCCGCGGAGGAACCGGTGAGCGAGGTGGTGCGGCGCGGATTCCTGCGGGGCGCGGCGGCGGGCACGGTCGGCGCGGTCGCGGGTTCGGCGGCGGTCCCGGCCGCCGCGAAACCGGGCGCGCGCGAGGACACCCCGGCCCGTGTCCCCTTCCACGGGGCGCATCAGGCGGGGATCCTCACCCCGCCCCAGCGGGCCACCGCGGTCATCTCCTTCGACGCCACCGCCGAGGACCGGGCGGAGCTGACCGACCTCTTCCGCACCCTCACCGACCGCTGCCGTTTTCTCACCACCGGCGGCACCCCGGACCCGGTCGGCATCACCGCGCCGCCGGCCGACTCCGGCACCCTGGGCCCCCAGGTGGGCGCGGACCGGCTGACCACCACGGTCGGTGTGGGCGCCTCGCTCTTCGACGGGCGCTACGGACTGGAGGGCCACAGGCCCCGGCGGCTGCGCACCATGCCCACCTTCCCCGACGACGACCTCGACCCCGGCTGGTGCCACGGCGATCTGAGCCTCCAGTTGTGCGCCGACAGCCAGGACACCGTGCTGCACGCGCTGCGGGACATCGCCCGGCACACCAGGGGCGCCCTCCAGGTGCGCTGGCGGATGGACGGCTTCGTCAGCCCGCCGCGCCCGTCCGGCACCCCGCGCAACCACATGGGGTTCAAGGACGGCACCGCCAACCCCGACCCCGGGGACGCCCGGTCGATGGACCGTCTGGTGTGGACCGGCGCCCGCACCGGGGAGCCGGGCTGGACGGTGGGCGGCAGCTACCAGGTCATCCGGCTGATCCGGATGCTGGTGGAGTTCTGGGACCGGGTCTCGCTCCCCGAGCAGGAGCGGATGTTCGGCCGCAGCCGGGACTCCGGCGCCCCGCTGGACGGACAGCACGAGTCCGACGTCCCGCGGTACGCCCAGGACCCCAAGGGCGATGTCATCCCGCTGGACAGCCATATCCGGCTCGCCAATCCGCGTACCGCGGCCACCGAGGACCAGCGCGTCCTGCGCCGCGCCTACAACTACGACCGGGGCATGGACAGCAACGGCAATCTCGACATGGGGCTGTTGTTCTGCTGCTACCAGCAGGATCCGGTCCGTCAGTTCGAGGCGGTGCAGCGGCGGTTGGCGGGGGAGCCGCTGGTGGACTACATCACCCCGTTCGGCGGCGGCTACTTCTTCGTGCTGCCCGGAGTCAGGGACCGGGCCGACTGGTGGGGACGCACCCTTCTGTCCTGATCGGCGGCGGAGTGTCGGCTCACCGGCCGGTCAAGAACACCTCAAGATTCTCTTGTGTTTTTCCGGCCCCCTTTCATCCGGTGGCCTCCGCGGATTCCATCGGAGGGTTCGCTCGGCGGCCCAGGATCGGCGCGGGCGTTGACATGCGTGACATGCGAACGGTGTGGACGGTGTGGAGGGATGGCATGGGCGGGAGAGCAGGATCAGCAGGCGGCCGACGGGCCGGTCGCACCCGGCGCTGGGGCGCCCTGGCCGGCGCCGCGGCCCTGGTGGCGATGGGCGGTGCGGCCCCCGCCTGGGCCGCACCCGCCAAGGGCCCGGGGCACACCGGCACCCCGGTGAAGCATCTGGTGGTGATCTTCGACGAGAACGTCTCGTTCGACCACTACTTCGGCACCTACCCCAAGGCCGCCAACACCGACGGCACGAGGTTCACCCCGGCCAAGGAGACCCCGAAGAACATCGACACCCTGGCCCACGCCGGCCTGCTGGACAAGAACCCCAATCTCTACAAGCCCAAGCGGCTTGCTCCCTCCCAGGCGATGACCTGCGACCAGAACCACAACTACGGCCCGGAGCAGTACGCGGCCCACGGCGGCAAGGCCGACAAGTACGTCGAGAACACCGAAGTCAGCAAGTGCACCGGGCTGTTCGGCGAGCCCGGTCTGGTGATGGACTACTACGACGGCAACACGGTCACCGGGCTGTGGAACTACGCCCAGCACTACGCCATGAGCGACCGGTCCTTCAGCTCGGCGTACGGCCCCTCCAGCCCCGGCGCCATCGAGCTGGTCTCCGGTCAGACCCATGGCGTGATCTCCACCGATCCGAAGTCCAGCACCGAGGACCCGAAACAGACCGACACCCCGGACAAGTACGCCGTTGCCTCGCCCGACGCCAAGGGTGTCGGCACGATGATCAACGACCCGGACCCGGCCTTCGACGACTGCTCCAACAAGGACCACACCAGCGACAACGCCCTGGCCCGGCTCAAGGGCAGGAACATCGGCGATCTGCTCAACACCAGGGGCGTCAGCTGGGGCTGGTTCCAGGGCGGCTTCCGGCCCAGCACCGCCTGGGACGGCGAGGACGGCCACTATGCCAAGTGCGGCGGCACCACCCATGAGAATGTCGGCGGGGCGGCCTCGGTGGACTACAGCCCGCACCACGCGCCCTTCCAGTACTACAAGTCCACGGCCAATCCGCACCATCTGCCGCCGAGGAGCGTCCGGGAGATCGGGCACCGCGGCCGGGCCAACCACAACTACGACCTCACCGACTTCCATGCCGCGCTCTCGGCGGGCCGCCTGCCCTCCGTCAGCTTCCTGAAGGCCGCCGAGTACCAGGACGGCCACGCGGGCTACTCCGACCCGGTGGACGAGCAGCACTTCCTGATCAAGCAGATCAACGCGATCCAGAAGTCGCCGCAGTGGAAGGACACCGCGATCGTCGTCGCCTACGACGACAGCGACGGCTGGTACGACCACGCCTACGCGAAGGTGAGCAACGGCTCCGCCGACAAGACCCCGGGCTCCGACGGCAAGGCCACCGACAGCCCCGCCTGCCAGTCGGGCCCCGAGGCCGCGGGCGGCTACCAGGACCGCTGCGGTCCGGGCACCCGTCAGCCGCTGCTGGTGATCTCGCCGTACAGCAAGGCCAACAAGGTGGACCACACCCAGACCGAGCAGGCATCCATCACCCGCTTCATCGAGGACAACTGGCACACCGGCCGGATCGGTGACCACTCCTTCGACGAGCGGGCGAAGCCGCTCTCCGGACTGTTCGACTTCCGGCACCCCAACAACACCCAGCTGCTGCTGAAGCCGGACGGCTCGGTCGACTCGGTGCACAGGGCCCCGCACTACACCACCACGGCCCTCGCCGCCCCCGACGACGTCCCGATCGCGGGCGCCGACCTGGGCGGGGAGCGGCGGCTCGCGCGGAAGGCCACCTCCTCCGTCCTGCCGGTCGGGATCGCGGCCGGGGTGGTGGTGGCCGGGGGCATGGGCACGGCGGTGGCACTGCACCGGCGCCGCGCGTCCCGTACCGTCTAGCCCGGTCGCCCCGCCCCCGGGCCCGCCGCGGCTTCCCGGGCCCGGCGTGACGTCCCGGGTCCGGCGCGGTTTCCCGGGTCCGCCGTGGCGGCGGCGGACCCGGGAATCACCGGGAATAAACCGGAGACGTTCTCCGGTTGGTCCCGGCGGCAGGGGCGGAAGCCCCGCGGAAGAGAGCGACCAGGGAGGCGGGCCACCGTGGCCGATGAGCGGGACCGGCAAGACGAACAGCGCGACACCGTGCGGGGCGAAGCCCTCGGCAGTGCGCCCGTACCCCTGTCGGTGCTGGATCTGGCGACCGTGGGCAGCGGAGTGACCGCCGCCCAGGCGCTGAAGACCTCCGTCTCCCTCGCCCGGCTCGCCGAGCGCCGCGGCTTCCACCGCTTCTGGGTGGCCGAGCACCACTCCATGCCCGGTGTCGCCAGCTCCTCCCCGGCCGTGATCCTCGCTCATCTCGCCGCCCACACCGAGCGCGTCCGGCTCGGCTCGGGCGGGGTGATGCTGCCCAACCACGCCCCGCTCGTCATCGCCGAGCAGTTCGGCACGCTGGAGGCGCTCGCCCCCGGCCGGGTGGACCTCGGGCTCGGCCGGGCGCCCGGCACCGACGGCGCCACCGCCGCCGCGCTGCGCCGCACCGACCGGCTGCGCGAGGGCGCCGACGAGTTTCCGCAGCAGCTCGCCGAGCTGATCCGGTTCCTCGACGACGACTTCCCGGACGGCCACCGCTACGCCCGGATCCATGCGGTGCCCGGGCCCGTGCAGGGATCCGTCCCCGGCGGGGTGCAGTCCGCGGACCGGCCCTCGGTGTGGCTGCTGGGGTCCAGCGGGTTCAGCGCCCAGCTCGCGGGCACCCTCGGTCTGCCGTTCTCCTTCGCCCACCACTTCTCCGCGGCCAACACCCTCCCCGCGCTCGACCTGTACCGCGAGACCTTCCGCCCCTCCGCCGTGCTGGACCGGCCGTACGCCTCGATCGGTGTCTCCGCGCTCGCGGCCGAGGACGGCAAGGAGGCCCACCGCCAGGTGCTCACCGGCGCGCTGTCCATGATCCGGCTGCGCACCGGCCGTCCCGGCCTGGTCCCCACCCCGGAGGAGGCCGAGGCGTATCCGTTCAGCGAGCTGGAGCGCGACTTCGTGGACAGCTGGCTGGCGAACGTGGTGTACGGAACGGCGGACGAGGTCCGAGAGGGTCTCGACGGGCTCGTCAAGCGGACCGGGGCGGATGAGCTCATGATCACGTCCACGGCGCACGGCCGTGCGGCGCGGCTGCGCTCCTACGAGCTGATCGCCGACGCCTACGGCCTGCCGGACGCGGACGTCTGACCGCCCGGCCGGTCCCTGACCGGCCGACCGCGTCCGTGAGGCGTCGAAGCCGCCGCGCCAGGACGCCGCGGCGCTACGACGCCGCCGAGGATGCCGGGGACGCGGCGATCATCGCCTGGATACGGTCCGGCGGCACCGGGCGGGAGTAGAACCAGCCTTGCCCGGTGTCGCAGCCGATCCGGCCCAGCCGCTCCGCCTGCTCCGCGCTCTCCACACACTCCGCCGTGACCGTCAGCCCCAGCCGGTGGGCGAGCTGCACCAGCGCCTCCACGATCGTCTCGTCCGCCGGGTTCGGATGCTCCGCCGTCCGGAAGCCCTGCACGAACGACCCGTCCAGTTTGAGCGTGGAGACCGGCAGCCGGCTGAGATAGGCCAGGTTGGAGTAGCCGGTCCCGAAGTCGTCGATGGCGATCGCCACTCCCATGTCGCTCAGCCGCTGGAGCGCCTGGAGCGGACGTCCGGCCGAGCCCATCACCGCGGACTCGGTCAGCTCCAGTTGCAGCAGATGCGGCGGGAGCCCGGTCTCCCGGAGGATCGTGCCCACATCGGCGACCAGGTCCGAGTCCCAGACTTGGCGGACCGCCACATTGACGCTGACCACCAGCGGACGCCGCGGATGGGCCCGCTGCCAGGCGCGGGCCTGGTGGCAGGCGGTCCGCAGTACCCACTGGCCGAGCGGCACGATCGCGCCGTTCTCCTCGGCCAGCGGGATGAACCGGTTCGGCGACAGCCGCCCGAACTGCGGGTGGTCCCAGCGCACCAGCGCCTCCACCCCGCGTACGACGCCGTCGACCAGCCCCACCAGCGGCTGGTAGTCGAGCACGAACTCCTCCCGCTCGACCGCCGGGCGCAGGGTGCTGGAGAGCGCCTGACGGGTCATCCGGTGGGCGTTGCGCTCGGGGTCGAAGAGGGTCCAGCGCGCCTTGCCGTCCTCCTTGGCCCAGTACAGCGTGGTGTCCGCGGCCTGCATCAGCCAGGTGGTGTGGGTGCCCGCGGCCGGCCGCTCCACCACGCCGATGCTCGCCGACACCGACAGCTGCTGGCCCACCACGTCGAACGGCCGCTGTAACGCGGCCAGCACCGTCCGGGCCAGCTCACAGAGCTCTTCGGTGCCGCTGGAGTTCCGCACCAGCAGGGCGAACTCATCGCCGCCGAGCCGCGCCACCAGATGGCCGCCGGACGCCGCGCATTCGGTCAGCCGCTGGGCCACCGCGCCCAGCAGCCGGTCGCCGACCCGGTGGCCGAGGGTGTCGTTGACCGCCTTGAAGCCGTCCAGATCGAGGTAGCACAGCCCGATCCGGCCGGTGCCCTCCTGGTCGTAGGCGGCCGACTCCAGCGCCGAGGCCAGCCGCTCGAAGAAGAGGTGGCGGTTGGGCAGCCGGGTCACCGGGTCGTGCATCTGGAGATGCCGCAGCCGTCCCTGGAGGTCCCGCCGATCGCTGATGTCCGCCATCGACAGCAGCATGCCGCGACGGTCCGCGGTGGGCTCGACGGTGATCTCGGCCCACAGCGCATGGCCGTCGGTGTGCTGGAGCCGCCGGGTGCAGCACAGCCGGGCCCGGCGGCCGCACAGCACCTCGCGGTACTCGCTCCAGGTCCGCGGGTCCTCCCGCAGATCGGCCAGATCGGCCGCGCTGCGGGTGGCCAGCAGGCCCGGATCGGTGCCCAACAACGCACCGAGCGCCGGGTTGGCGTCCAGCACCCTGCCCTCGCGGTCGACCACGGCCATGGCCAGCCGTGCCGCGTTGAAGGCGGCACGGTAGTCGGCGGGAAGGGCGCCCGGGGGAGCGCCGGCGCCGGGGCAGGGTGCGCCCGCGCACTCCCCCAGGGGTGGAGCGCTGGGTGCCGCATCACGCTCTGTGACTGTCGGCAGCGTCGCGCCGGGCGCGCGGCCCTGCCCGTCGGGGATTCCGCTCACCGCTCGCTCCCGCGTGGCGTTCGTCGTGGCCAGGTCTGTCGTACACGTCTTGTGCATGTCTCACACCGGGTGCCGGGCGGGCCGAGATCGCCCGTCCGCAGAGGTAGTCCCCGTGGGAAATGTGCCGATCATAGAGGCTCGTACCTCGGACATTCCATCGACGTCATCGCGCTCACCGCCGCCTTGACCGTGTGTTTGGCCGTAACTGTTCGACTCTGCGCGGGCCAACGGCCCGCCTGACCGATTGTGACCGTCTGTTACGTACCCGCATCGCGGCCGGTTCACTCGACCGGTCCAGCCGAACAGGGCGTACCTCCCTTTTCGGCCCCAGGGTGGAGTGGGTGTTCCGACTACGCCCGGGAGGTCGACATGGTGCGTCCTCAGGTACCCGAGGGGGCGCACCGAACGCCCCGGCTGCGGCGTGCCGGGGCCGTCGTGACCTCGCTGAGCGCACTGATCGCCACCTCCGTGCCGGCGGGCCCCGCGGCCGCGGCGGGCGCGGGCGGCCCCTGCGACCTGGAGCGGACCGGGGCGCACCACTCCGAGGGGCTGGACAGCTGGAACGCGCGCTATCCGCGCCCGGCCCATGCGCTGGACGCGGCGATGGTCTTCCTCCGCTTCCCGGACGCGAAGCCCAAGGTGACCCCGGACCGGCTGGCCGCCGACCACACCCCCGCCACCGCCGACTTCTTCAAGCGGTCCTCCTACGGGAAGTTCGGGCTGCGGGTGCATCCGCTCAAGAGCTGGATCACCATGCCCCGGGCGTCCACCGCCTACGCCATACAGCGCGACTGGAACTCCGGGCGGCGGGCGGCCTATCTGCGGGACGCCATCGCCGCCGCCGATCCGCGGGTGGACTTCGGCCGCTACGACCTCGTCTATCTGGTCGCCGACCCCGACGCCCCGGGCGTGGACGCCGACGCGACCAAGGTGGTCAACTTCGAACGCCCGCTGCGCGCGGACGGTACCGATCTACGCCGACTGGTCACCGTCTTCGAACACCATCCGCCGGACCGCAATGTCCTCGCCCATGAGACCGGGCATGTCTTCGACCTGCCCGACCTCTACCACCGCCCCAAGGACACCGACAACAGCGGTGAGTGGGACACCTATGTCGGCGACTGGGACCTGATGGGAAGTCAGTTCGGGCTGGCGCCCGATCCCTTCGGCTGGCACAAGTGGAAGCTGGGCTGGCTGGGCGGCCGCCAGGTCGCCTGCGACCGGGCCCTCGGTTCGCGGATCTACACCCTTCAACCGCTCGCCGCCCCGATGGCCGGGGGCCGTCCGGCCATCGACACCCGCACCCGGCTGGTCGTGGTCCGCACCGGACCCACCACCGCCCTGGCGATCGAGGCCCGCGGCCGCTACGGCAACGACGCCCATGTGTGCACCGAAGGTGTGCTGGTCTACCGCGTGCACAACGACACGGCCTCGGGCGACGGTCCCATCCAGGTGCTCGACGGCCATCCGGCCAGCTCCGCCTGCTGGAACGAATCGGTCTACCCCGCCCTCGCCGACGCCCCGCTGGGCGTCGGGGACACCCTCTCCGTCAAGTCCGACGGCGTCCGGGTCACGGTGACCGGCCGGGGCGCGGGCGGCGCCTGGAGCGTCAAGGTCACTCGTCACGAACTGGGCAACTGAGCGCCCCTGACCGCACCGGGCCGTACCGCCGTACCGGGCTCGCCCGCGAGGCGGGGGCGCGGGGTGGTGTCCGGCGTTGCGCCGGGGGCTTGCGCCCAGCGGTGATCAAGCCACCTTCGAGGTGGCGCTCCGAGACTGCGGGCCCGTTCCGGGCCCAGGCGCCAGGGAGCCGAGCATGACGCGATACGCGCTTCTGGTGGAGGCCGTGAAGGAACGTGCCCTCGAGCGCCCCCGCCATGACGCGCCGGTGCACCCGGCCGGGAGCGGGGCCGCCGCACCGGTCCACCGTCTCTCCTCCGCCGGACTCGACGCCCCCGCCACCGCCGTGTCCGCCTGGCTGCGCGCCCGCGACGCCCCCGGGATACGGGTGCTGATGGCCATGGATCCGGGCTCCAGTGCGGCGGTGGCCCTGCTCGGCTGTCTGTACGCGGGGGCCGTCGCGGTGCCGGTGCCCGCGCCGTCCGGCTCCCGGACCGACGCCGAGCGCACCGCCGCCCGCACCGCCGCCCGCACCGCCGAAGGAGCGGGCGGCTTCCCGCGCACCGGCGATCCGGGCCTCGCCGTGGACGGCGGGCTCCGGATGACCGGACGGCTGCGCGACACCCTGCGGGTTGGACGGGCGCACCCTGTACCCCAGGACGTCGAGCGCGAACTGCTCTGCCACGGACGCCCTCTGGGGTCCGCCCCGGGTCTTCCGGACGGCCCCGGCACCGGTCGGCTGGTGGTCGTCCAGGATGTCCGCGCGGCGGGCGGCGCCCGCACCCCGCCGCCGCTGCCGGCCGCGCGGATCCGGGCCGGGGTGGCGGAGGAGTTCACCACGGGCGCGCTGCCGCTCGTCCGCCCCGGCACCGTGCGCGGGGTGGGTGCGCTCAAGGTACGCCGTTCCCCGCTCCGCGAACGCTGCCTCCGCGGAGAACTGCTCACCTTCCACGCCGATTTCCCGCCCGGTCTCGCCGAACCGGCGCGCGGTGGCGCGGCCTGACCCCGCGCGCACGGCGCGCGCACCATAAGGGACGGGTGTTCGACGGGCGGATTCGGCCGGGACGGGTGAAACGGCGGCAAGGATGCGGGAATACTTGTCACAGGGACGATAAAGGCGGAATACGACCGGGGGCCATATGGTTCGGGTGCTCATAGCCGAAGACATGCATATGCTGCGCAAGGCCCTGGTCGCCTTGCTGGAATTCGAACCCGATATCGACGTCGTGGCGGAATTCTCCAGCGGCACCGATATCCTGCCGCGCGCCCGGGAACTCCGTCCGGACGTCGCCGTCCTGGATATCGATCTCCCCGGAATGGACGGTCTGACCGCCGCGGCGGAGCTGCACACGGCCGTCCCCGAATGCCGGACCATGATGCTCACCAGCCTCGGCCGCCCCGGGAATCTGCGCCGGGCCCTCGCGGCCCATGTCTCGGGGTTCCTGCTGAAGGACAGCAGTCCGGACAAACTGTCCGACGCGATCCGCGCGGTCGCCAAGGGCGAGCGGGTGATCGACCCCCAACTGGCCCTGGCCGCCCTGGACGACGGCCCGCAGCCGCTGACCCCGCGTGAGCTGGAAGTGCTGCGACTGGCGTCCGAGGGCGAGGAGTCGGCCCAGATCGCGACCACGCTGTTCCTGTCGGTGGGGACCGTCCGCAACTATCTGACGTCCGCGGTGACCAAGCTGAACGCCCGCAACCGGGTCGACGCCATCAGAATCGCACGCGACGCCGGGTGGATCTGAGCCGTACCGCCGCTCCCCGAGGGCTGGTTCGCACCGCTTCCGCGGGCCGGTTTCACGCCGTCACGGCCGGCCCCGGGCCGTACTCCTCCTCCGCGCCGCGCCGCGCCCGCCGCCGCGGCTCCGGCTCCGGCTCCGTGGACACCTCGAGCTCCGCCCGCAGTTCGAACCGGCCGTCCGGCCGGGTGCCCGCGCGCAGCCGTCCGCCCAGGCTCTCCAGCCGCACCTTGAGATTGCCGATCCCGCTGCCGCCGTCCGTACGGTCGGCGCGCAGGATGGTGGAGGGCTTGCCCACCCCGTCGTTGACGAGGGTCAGCCGCACCCGGCGCCCGCTCCGCCACGCCTTGATCGCGCAGTGCTCGGCCTTGCTGTGGCGCAGCACATTGGTCAGCCCCTCGCGCAGCACGCTCGCCAGCACCGTGTCCACCAGCTCGGGCAGCTTGCCGCAGCCGATGTCCGAGGTGGCGCTGATCCCGGCCGCGGCCAGCATCGACCGCGCGGACTCCGCCTCAGCCGACAGCGACATGGTGCGATAGCCGCTGGCCACCGCACGGACGTCGGCCAGCGCCTGGCGGGAGGTCTGGAGGATCTCCGACAGCTCCCGCTGGGCACGGGAGTTCTCCCGCGGTACCAGCCGATGCACCAGTTCACACTTGAGGGTGATGGTGGAGAGGCTGTAACCGAGCAGGTCGTGCACATCCCGGGAGAACCGCAGCCGCTCCTGGGCGACCGCCAGCCGGGCCAGTTCGGCCCGCGACCGGGAGACCTCGGCCACCAGACCGGACAGCCGGGAGAGCCCGAAGACCACCAGTCCGGTCAGCGCCGTGGAGACCGTGGTGTACCCGACCTTGCCCCAGCCGAAGCCGACTTGGAACAGCAGCACATCGGTACAGAGCAGGACGGTGGCGAACGCCGCCCAGCCCAGCGCCGGGGAGAGCATCAGCAGCGCGGAGCCCGCCAGGAACCCCGGCATGCCCAGCCACGCCTGTTTGAAGATCGCGAACGGCAGGAAGGTCAGCAGCGCCTGCGACGTCAGCGTCCAGTGCCGGGCCTCGGCGAGCCGTGGCATCAGCCCGGGGAAGGAATGGGTCAGCTGGAGGCCCAGCAGCATCGCCATCGGAAGCAGGGCCAGCACCAGCT
This window contains:
- a CDS encoding LLM class flavin-dependent oxidoreductase, giving the protein MADERDRQDEQRDTVRGEALGSAPVPLSVLDLATVGSGVTAAQALKTSVSLARLAERRGFHRFWVAEHHSMPGVASSSPAVILAHLAAHTERVRLGSGGVMLPNHAPLVIAEQFGTLEALAPGRVDLGLGRAPGTDGATAAALRRTDRLREGADEFPQQLAELIRFLDDDFPDGHRYARIHAVPGPVQGSVPGGVQSADRPSVWLLGSSGFSAQLAGTLGLPFSFAHHFSAANTLPALDLYRETFRPSAVLDRPYASIGVSALAAEDGKEAHRQVLTGALSMIRLRTGRPGLVPTPEEAEAYPFSELERDFVDSWLANVVYGTADEVREGLDGLVKRTGADELMITSTAHGRAARLRSYELIADAYGLPDADV
- a CDS encoding sensor histidine kinase; amino-acid sequence: MQRSLFPGAAGDNRPRPHENLAPRLAVVITVVVLLGYFCVAVTYVLDARPSGRAMGSAKLVLALLPMAMLLGLQLTHSFPGLMPRLAEARHWTLTSQALLTFLPFAIFKQAWLGMPGFLAGSALLMLSPALGWAAFATVLLCTDVLLFQVGFGWGKVGYTTVSTALTGLVVFGLSRLSGLVAEVSRSRAELARLAVAQERLRFSRDVHDLLGYSLSTITLKCELVHRLVPRENSRAQRELSEILQTSRQALADVRAVASGYRTMSLSAEAESARSMLAAAGISATSDIGCGKLPELVDTVLASVLREGLTNVLRHSKAEHCAIKAWRSGRRVRLTLVNDGVGKPSTILRADRTDGGSGIGNLKVRLESLGGRLRAGTRPDGRFELRAELEVSTEPEPEPRRRARRGAEEEYGPGPAVTA
- a CDS encoding phospholipase C; this translates as MGGRAGSAGGRRAGRTRRWGALAGAAALVAMGGAAPAWAAPAKGPGHTGTPVKHLVVIFDENVSFDHYFGTYPKAANTDGTRFTPAKETPKNIDTLAHAGLLDKNPNLYKPKRLAPSQAMTCDQNHNYGPEQYAAHGGKADKYVENTEVSKCTGLFGEPGLVMDYYDGNTVTGLWNYAQHYAMSDRSFSSAYGPSSPGAIELVSGQTHGVISTDPKSSTEDPKQTDTPDKYAVASPDAKGVGTMINDPDPAFDDCSNKDHTSDNALARLKGRNIGDLLNTRGVSWGWFQGGFRPSTAWDGEDGHYAKCGGTTHENVGGAASVDYSPHHAPFQYYKSTANPHHLPPRSVREIGHRGRANHNYDLTDFHAALSAGRLPSVSFLKAAEYQDGHAGYSDPVDEQHFLIKQINAIQKSPQWKDTAIVVAYDDSDGWYDHAYAKVSNGSADKTPGSDGKATDSPACQSGPEAAGGYQDRCGPGTRQPLLVISPYSKANKVDHTQTEQASITRFIEDNWHTGRIGDHSFDERAKPLSGLFDFRHPNNTQLLLKPDGSVDSVHRAPHYTTTALAAPDDVPIAGADLGGERRLARKATSSVLPVGIAAGVVVAGGMGTAVALHRRRASRTV
- a CDS encoding M6 family metalloprotease domain-containing protein, whose translation is MVRPQVPEGAHRTPRLRRAGAVVTSLSALIATSVPAGPAAAAGAGGPCDLERTGAHHSEGLDSWNARYPRPAHALDAAMVFLRFPDAKPKVTPDRLAADHTPATADFFKRSSYGKFGLRVHPLKSWITMPRASTAYAIQRDWNSGRRAAYLRDAIAAADPRVDFGRYDLVYLVADPDAPGVDADATKVVNFERPLRADGTDLRRLVTVFEHHPPDRNVLAHETGHVFDLPDLYHRPKDTDNSGEWDTYVGDWDLMGSQFGLAPDPFGWHKWKLGWLGGRQVACDRALGSRIYTLQPLAAPMAGGRPAIDTRTRLVVVRTGPTTALAIEARGRYGNDAHVCTEGVLVYRVHNDTASGDGPIQVLDGHPASSACWNESVYPALADAPLGVGDTLSVKSDGVRVTVTGRGAGGAWSVKVTRHELGN
- the efeB gene encoding iron uptake transporter deferrochelatase/peroxidase subunit, producing MSEVVRRGFLRGAAAGTVGAVAGSAAVPAAAKPGAREDTPARVPFHGAHQAGILTPPQRATAVISFDATAEDRAELTDLFRTLTDRCRFLTTGGTPDPVGITAPPADSGTLGPQVGADRLTTTVGVGASLFDGRYGLEGHRPRRLRTMPTFPDDDLDPGWCHGDLSLQLCADSQDTVLHALRDIARHTRGALQVRWRMDGFVSPPRPSGTPRNHMGFKDGTANPDPGDARSMDRLVWTGARTGEPGWTVGGSYQVIRLIRMLVEFWDRVSLPEQERMFGRSRDSGAPLDGQHESDVPRYAQDPKGDVIPLDSHIRLANPRTAATEDQRVLRRAYNYDRGMDSNGNLDMGLLFCCYQQDPVRQFEAVQRRLAGEPLVDYITPFGGGYFFVLPGVRDRADWWGRTLLS
- a CDS encoding bifunctional diguanylate cyclase/phosphodiesterase, coding for MAVVDREGRVLDANPALGALLGTDPGLLATRSAADLADLREDPRTWSEYREVLCGRRARLCCTRRLQHTDGHALWAEITVEPTADRRGMLLSMADISDRRDLQGRLRHLQMHDPVTRLPNRHLFFERLASALESAAYDQEGTGRIGLCYLDLDGFKAVNDTLGHRVGDRLLGAVAQRLTECAASGGHLVARLGGDEFALLVRNSSGTEELCELARTVLAALQRPFDVVGQQLSVSASIGVVERPAAGTHTTWLMQAADTTLYWAKEDGKARWTLFDPERNAHRMTRQALSSTLRPAVEREEFVLDYQPLVGLVDGVVRGVEALVRWDHPQFGRLSPNRFIPLAEENGAIVPLGQWVLRTACHQARAWQRAHPRRPLVVSVNVAVRQVWDSDLVADVGTILRETGLPPHLLQLELTESAVMGSAGRPLQALQRLSDMGVAIAIDDFGTGYSNLAYLSRLPVSTLKLDGSFVQGFRTAEHPNPADETIVEALVQLAHRLGLTVTAECVESAEQAERLGRIGCDTGQGWFYSRPVPPDRIQAMIAASPASSAAS
- a CDS encoding DNA-binding response regulator; this encodes MVRVLIAEDMHMLRKALVALLEFEPDIDVVAEFSSGTDILPRARELRPDVAVLDIDLPGMDGLTAAAELHTAVPECRTMMLTSLGRPGNLRRALAAHVSGFLLKDSSPDKLSDAIRAVAKGERVIDPQLALAALDDGPQPLTPRELEVLRLASEGEESAQIATTLFLSVGTVRNYLTSAVTKLNARNRVDAIRIARDAGWI